Within Amycolatopsis sp. cg5, the genomic segment CCGAGCTGTCGGGGGAGCGGCTGGAACAGGTGCGGCAGGCGTTCACCGACCAGCTCGGCCCGGAGGCGCCCGAGTCCGCCATCGGCTTGGTCCCGAACCTCGCCGCGTCACGGCTCGCGAACCGGCTCGACCTGCGCGGCCCGGCGTACACAGTGGACGCGGCGTGCGCGTCCTCGTTGGTCGCCGTCGACCACGCCGTGCGCGAACTGCGGACCGGGCGGTGTGACGTCGTGCTCGCGGGCGGCGTGCACCACTGTCACGACATCACCTTCTGGAGCGTGTTCAACCAGCTCGGCGCGTTGTCGCCGAGCCAGCGGATCCGGCCGTTCCACCGCGGCGCCGACGGCGTGCTGATCGGCGAGGGCACCGGTGTGGTCGTGCTCAAGCGGCTCGAAGACGCCGAGCGCGACGGCGACCGGGTGTACGCGGTCATCACCGGCACCGGCGTGGCCAGCGACGGCAAGACCGCGAGCCTGCTCAACCCCGACTCCGGCGGCCAGGTCCGCGCGGTCCGCCAGGCGTGGGAGGCGGCCGGGCTCGACCCGGCCGAGCCCGGCTCGGTCGGCCTGCTCGAAGCGCACGGCACCGCGACGCCCGCCGGTGACGACGCCGAGCTGGCGACACTGGCCGAGGTGTTCGGCCCGGCGTCGGACGACCAGCGCGCGGTGATCGGCTCGGTCAAGTCGATGATCGGCCACACCATGCCAGCCGCGGGTGTCGCCGGGCTGGTCAAGGCGGCTTTGGCCGTGCACCACGGGATTCTGCCGCCGACGCTGCACTGCGACGACCCGAACCCCGCGCTCGCCCGCACGCGATTCACCACTTTGGACAGTGCTCAGCCATGGCATTCCGACGTACGCCGGGCCGGGGTCAACGCGTTCGGCTTCGGCGGCATCAACGCGCATGTCGTGCTCGAACAGGCCGCTTCGAAGCCCGCGGTCGAGGTCCGTGAGCCGGAACGGGTACTGCGGCTGGCGGCCGCGAGCCCGGCAGAACTGGCCGTCGCGCTCGACGCCGACGACAGCGACGTGCTGGCGGCCGGGCTCGACGAGCGGATCCCGGCCGGTGGCCCGACCCGTCTCGGCATCGTCGATCCGACGGCGAAACGGCTCGCGCTGGCACGCAAGGCCGTCGCGAAGGGCAAGCCGTGGCGCGGCCGCAACGATCTGTGGTTCGTGCCGGAGCCGTTGCTCGGCCAGGGTGGCGGCAAGCTCGCCTTCGTCTTCCCCGGTCTCGAAGCCGAGTTCGAACCGAACTCCGCGGACATCGCCCGCCGCTTCGGGCTCCGCTGGTCACTGTCCGAAGAGGACATCAAGATCGGTGACGTCGGCCGTCAGGGCACCGGTGTGTTCGAACTCGGGCGGCTGCTGAACTCCGCGCTGCGCAAGCTTTCCGTGGTGCCGGACGCGGTCGCCGGGCACAGCCTTGGCGAGTGGACCGCGATGGCCGCGGCGGGCATCCACGCCGAGGACGAGGTCGACGCCTTCCTCGCCGAGTTCGACCCGGACGCGCTGCGAGTGCCCGGCCTGGCCTTCGCGGTCATCGGCGCACCGGCTGCCCGGGTGCTGGAAGTCCTCGAAGGACAGTCGGAAGTCGTGCTGTCCCATGACAACGCGCCCAACCAGTCGATGATCTGCGGACCGGCGGCCGCCGTCGAAGAACTGGTGCGGCGATTCCGCGACCAGGCGGTGATCTCGCAGATCCTGCCGTTCCAGTCCGGGTTCCACACACCTATGCTCGCGGCGTACCTCGACCCCATTCGCGAGGCCGCCGAGACCTACTCGCTGCATCCCGCGAAGCTGCCGGTGTGGTCGGCGACGACCGAGTCGGTCTATCCGGCCGGACCGGCGGCGATCCGCGACCTGTTCGTCCGGCACCTGCTGGAGCCGGTCCGGTTCCGCCCGATGATCGAGGCCATGCACGCACAGGGCTTCCGCGCGTTCGTCCAGCTGGGCGCCGGGCAGCTGGGCTCGCTGATCGACGACACGTTGCAGGGCAAGGAACACCTGGTCGTCGCCGCGCATTCCGCGCACCGGCCTGGACTCGCGCAGCTGCACCGCGTGGTCACGGCGTTGTGGGCGGACGGCGCCGAACCCGACGTCGAACCCTTGGTCGGCAAGAGGCCCTCGGTGCGCAAGCCGATCCGCCTGGACCTCGGCGGCGCGTTGATCTCACTCGACGAACGCACCCGCAAGGAGATCTCCGCCGGGCTCGCGCCGGCCGGTCCGTCCCCTTTGGACTCGCTGAGTTCGCCGATCGCGGCCGAGTTCTCCGCGCTGCTCAAGGACACCGCGGCGCTCGCGTCCGATGTGCTCAGGGCGGGCGCCACCCGGACGGTCGCGCGTCCGGTGCTGCCGCGCGCGCTCGAAAGCACGTTGCGCGTGTCGATCGAGACCATGCCGTACCTGCTCGATCACTGCTTCTTCAAGCAACCGGCGGGCGCGGCGCCCGCCGACTCGTGGCCGGTCGTGCCCGCGACCACGGTCATCGGGCACCTGATGGACTTCGCCGAGCAGGCCGCGCCGGGGTTGCGCGCGGTCGCCGTGCACGACGTCCGGCTGACCAAGTGGATCACCGCGATCCCGTCGCACGACGTGCCGGTCAAGATCGTGCCGGACGGCCCGCACCGGGTGACCGCCTCACTGGGCGGCTACTCGCAGGCGACCGTCGAACTGGCGCCGGCGTTCCCGGCGAACCGGCCCGCGCCGTGGACGTTCCCTGCCTACGAGGAACGCGCGCCCGAGCTGACCGCGGAGGCGCTCTACACCGAGCGCTGGATGTTCCACGGCCCGCGCTTCCAGGGCGTGAAGGAGCTGCTCGCGGTCGGTGACGCGCACACCCGCGCGATTCTGACGACCCCGGCCGCGCCCGGCGCGCTGCTGGACAACGTCGGGCAGGTGCTCGGGTACTGGATCATGTCGCAGCTGCCGTCGCGCACGACGGTGTTCCCGGTCGGGATGAAGGAGATCCGGTTCTACGGCGACCACCCGGCGGCGGGCGAGGAGCTGGAATGCCTGGTCCGGATCACCGCGCTCAGTGAAGCCCTGCTCGAAGCCGACATGCAGCTCGTCCACAAAGGACAGGTGTGGGCCGAGTTCAGCGGCTGGGTCGACCGCCGCTTCGACAGCAACCCGGTGATCCGCCGGATGGACCGCGTGCCGGAGCACAACACGCTGTCCGAGATCCAGCCGGGCGGCTGGGCGCTGGTCCACGAGCAGTGGCCTGACCTCGCCACCCGCGAGCTGATCATGCGCAACATCCTCGCCGGCGCCGAGCGTGACCAGTACGAAAGTCATTCCCCGCGCGGAAAACGGCAGTGGCTGCTCGGCCGGATCGCCGCCAAGGACGCCGTGCGCCGCTGGCTGTGGAACCGCGGTGACGGCGGGATCTTCCCGGCGGAACTGCGGGTCGGCAACGATCGCTCCGGCCGTCCGCTCGTCGAAGGCGCCTACGGGAAGGTCCTGCCGGAACTGACCGTGTCGATCGCGCACCGCGGCGAGGTCGGCGTCGCCATCGTCCGAAGTGGACGTTGTGGCATCGACGTCGAAGAGGTCATCAAACGCAGCGACACCACCTTCTCCGCGGCGCTGACCGCGGGGGAGTGGGAGCGGCTGATCGAGGCAGCGAAGTATCACGACGACTCGGAAGACCTGTGGTTCACCCGGTTCTGGACGGCCAAGGAGGCCGTCGCGAAGCTGCGCGGCACCGGGCTCATGGGCGAACCGAGGAACTTCGAAGTCGTCAAGGCCGATCCCGAGGTGCTGACCGTCCGGGTGGACGGCGAGGAGTACCCGGTGTGGCACCGGCGGGTGGCGAACCCGGCCGGGCTGCCGGAGCGCGAGTACGTCGTGGCGTGGACTGAGGAAGAGGAGAAGAAATGAGCACTGAGACCACGGTCGCGAACGAGGAGACGGTCTTCGCGGACATCTCGGCCATGCTGCGGGACCTGCTCGAGGAGTACGGTCTCGACGACACCGAGATCACCATGGACACCAAGTTCCACGACGACCTGGAACTGGAGAGCATCGACCTGGTCGCGCTGGCGGGCTCGCTGCGCGACCGCTACGGGGAGACGATCAACTTCGCCCAGTTCATCGCCGACAAGGAACTCGGCGAGATCATGGCGATGACGGTCGGCGAGCTCGTGCGCTTCGTCGTGAAGTCGCTGTCATGAGCAAGATCCGCGTCGGCGAGATCGACGTCCACGTGCAGCGGCTGCCCCCGGTCATCCAGCCGCCCGCCGGTGAGGAAGCCCCGATCGTCGTGCTCATCCACGGTCTGCTCTACGACAGCCTCGCCAGTTTCTACTTCACGCTCGGCCCGGCGTTCGCCAACGCGGGCATGGACGTGATCATGTACGACCTGCGCGGGCACGGGAAGTCCAGCCGCCCGGCGACCGGCTACCTGCTCGAAGACTTCGTGCACGACCTCGACCTCACGCTCGGCGTGCTCGGCGTCGACCGGCCGGTGCACCTGATCGGCAACTGCTTCGGCGCGACCGTCGCCTACGGCTACGCGGCCTCGCGGCCCGACCGGGTGGCGAGCATCGTCGCGATCGAGGGCACGCCGCCGGTGCCGCTGTGGGCCGAGATGCTCGGCGACACGCTGGCCGACGCCAAGGTCAACCTGGCGTCGGAGGAGTACATCGCGAACCTGTCCGCCGAGCACGGCAGCCACATGGCCCGGCTGACCAAGGCCGCGGGCCGGATCCTGCAGGTCACCGCGCTGGCCGAGGAACTGGTGCGCAGCAAGACCATCGACCACTACCTCGGCGACATCAAATGCCCGGTGTTCGCGTTGTTCGGCGAGGACTCGCCGATGGCCATCCAGCGCGAGCACATGGAGAAGTACCTCGAACGCGGCCGCGTCACCATGCTGCCGGACCAGGGACACTCGGTCCTGGTCGAACGGACCGAGGAGATCACCGCGCTCATCAGCGACTGGGTCGCCGAGCACTCGCTGGTGGAGGCGGAATGAGCCGCTTCCTGTTCGTCGTGCCGCCGCTGGTCGGGCACATCAACCCGACCATCGGCGTCGCGGCCGAGCTGACCGCGCGCGGCCACGAGGTCGCGTGGGCGGGCGCCTCGGAGATCCTCGCCAGGCTCGTCGGGCCCGGCGCGACGATTTTCGACTGCTACGCGCCAGAAGCCGGCCTCGCCCGCACGGCCGACCTCAAAGGACCGGCCGCCTTCCAGTTCCTGTGGGAGGCCTTCCTCATCCCGCTCGCCGACCACATGGGACCGGGCGTCCGCGCGGCCATCGAGCGGTTCGAGCCGGACGTGGTGATCTCGGATCAGCAGGCCGTCGCCGGTGGGCTGATCGCCGAAGACCTGGGCCTGACCTGGGTCACCTCCGCGACCACGTCGGCCGAGCTGATCAACCCGCTCGGCGGGCTGCCCAAGGTGGCCGCCTGGCTTGACGGGTTGCTCGAAGACCTGCGCGGTCGCATCGCCGGGCGCGGTAGCGCCGACCCGCGGATGTCGCCACACGGCGTGCTGGCCTTCACCACCCGCGAGCTGCTCGGGCCGGTTGTGCTGCAGGACAACGTCTGGCTGATCGGCCCGTCCATCGCGACCCGGCCGTCCACTTCGGACTTTCCTTGGGAGTGGCTGGACTCGCCGTCGCCGACCGTGCTCGTCACGCTCGGCACGGCCAATGTGGACGCGGGTGCCGGATTCCTGACCGCCGCGGCGGGTGCGTTGTCCTCAATGGACGTTCGTGCCGTCGTGGTCGATCCTGGCGGTGTGCTCGGTCCCGTCGGCGACAATCTCCTTGTGCGCGGCCATGTTCCGCAGCTTCCGCTGCTGGAGCGGGTGGACGCGGTCGTCTGCCACGCCGGGCACAACACGGTGTGCGAGTCGCTCTGGCACGGCGTGCCGCTCGTGGTCGCGCCGATCAGGGACGACCAGCCGATCGTCGCCGGCCAGGTCGTCGACGCGGGCGCCGGCGTACGGTTGCGCTTCGGCCGGTCCACTCCGGACAAGATCGCCGAAGCCGTCACCGCCGTGCTCGACCCCGCACAGGGCTACCGTCGCGCCGCCGAGACCGTCGGTCTCTCCTTCCGTGCGGTCGGTGGCACCACCGGCGCCGCCGACCACCTCGAAGGCCTGCTAGTCAAAGTGGGGAACTGATGAGCGCACCCGGGTCGTTCGGCGCGTTGCTCGCGTACGCGAAGCCGCATCGCAAGGTGCTCGTCGCGTCACTCGGCATCACACTGCTGGCCAGCGCGTCCGGGCTGATCCAGCCGAAGTTCGCGCAGGAGATCCTCGGCAGGCTGGCGCTCGGCACGAGCGTGACCGGGCCGATCCTCGTCCTCGCGGTGCTGCTCGTCGCGGGCGCGCTGCTGACCGGGCTCAACGCCTGGCTGCAGCAGCGGACGTCCGAGCGCGTCGTCCGGCAGGTGCGCCGCGACCTCGTCTTCCGGCTGATCCGGCTGCGCGTGCCCGAACTCGACCGGCGCCCGCCCGGCGACCTCATCGCCAGGGTGACCTCGGACAGCACGCTGCTCAAGAGCGCGGCGACCGAGGGCTTGATCATGTCGGTCAACGGCGTGCTCACCTTCATCGGCGCCATCGTCATGATGGCGACCCTCCATCTAGGACTGCTCGCGATCACGTTCGTCGTGCTGCTGCTGGTCGGCGTCGTCATGACGATCGTGCTCCCGCGCATCAAGGCCGCGGTCGCCCGCGCGCAGGACTCGGTCGGCGTCATCGGCTCGATGCTCGACCGGACACTCGGCGCGACCAGGACCGTCAAAGCCAACGGCGCCGAGGGCCGCGAGACGGCCGCCGCGCAGGAGGCGGTCGAGGAGGCGTACCAGGCCGGCCTGGTCGGCGCCCGGTACAGCGCGATCGTCAGCATGGTCGGCGGCGCGTCGATCCAGACCGCGTTCCTGGTGGTGCTGGGCGTCGGCGGGGTGTTCGTCGCGAACGGCTCGATGGCCGTGTCCGAGCTGATCGCGTTCCTGCTCTACGTGTTCTTCCTGGCCAGCCCGATCGCCTCGCTGGTGACCGGCACGAGCATGCTCCAGCAGGGCCTCGGCGCGGTCGGCCGCATCGGCGAGGTCGCCGAGATGCCGATCGAGGAGGACGTCGAAACCTCGGCCGTGCCACTGGCCACCGGTCCGGCGCCCGCCATCGAACTGCGCGGCGTCGAATTCGCTTACCCCGGCCGCAGGCCGGCGCTGAACGGGATCTCGTTCAGCATCCCCGGCGGCACACAGACCGCGCTCGTCGGCCTGTCCGGCGCGGGCAAGACCACGCTTTTCTCGCTGCTGCAAAGGTTTTACGAGCCGTCATCGGGCACGGTCCTGATCGGCGGAGTCGACATCTCGACGCTTTCGCGCGCCGAGGTCCGCCGCCGCATCGCCTACGTCGAGCAGGACGCGCCCGCGATGGCGGGCACCATCCGCGCCAATCTCCTTTATTCGGCACCGGAAGCGTCCGACGACCAGATCGCCGAGGCGCTGCGCGTCACCCGGCTCGACGGCCTGATCACCCGGCTCACCGACGGCCTCGACACCCCGGTCGGCCCGCGCGGCGTCACGTTGTCCGGCGGCGAACGACAGCGCCTCGCCATCGCTCGCGCACTGCTGCGACGGCCTCAGGTCCTGCTGCTCGACGAGGCGACCGCGCAGCTCGACGCCCGCAACGAGCAGGCGCTGAGCGAGGTCGTGACCGGGCTGGCCGCGCACTGCACGGTCGTGCTGATCGCGCACCGGCTGTCGACCGTCATCGAGGCCGACCAGATCGTGGTGCTCGAACATGGCAACGTCCGCGCGATCGGCACCCACCGCTCCCTTGTGGACGACGACGACCTCTACCGCGAACTCGCCTCCACCCAACTCCTCGCCGCCGAATAGCCCGAGGACTTGGGGTCGTGAGTGGTACGGCCGGTTCTAACCGGTCAGAACACTCACGACCCCCGCTGGGTAAACTGCTTGGACTATGGAGATCTGGATCAATCCGAAGTGCTCGAAGTGCCGGTCGGCGTTGTCGGTGCTCGACGCGGAGGAGGCCCAGTACACCGTCCGGTACTACCTGGAGACGCCGCCGACGGTCGCGGAGCTCGAGGCCGTGCTGGACCGGCTCGGGCTGGAGCCGTGGGACATCACCCGGTTCGGTGAGGCCGTCGCGGGCACGCTCGGCCTGAAGTCGTGGCCGCGCGACGATCGTGCCCGCTGGGTCGCGGTGCTGGCCGAGAACCCGATCCTGATCCAGCGGCCGATCATCACGGCCGACGACACCGCGGTCGTCGGCCGGTCCGAGGAGTCAGTGCGGTCCGTGCTGGACTAGCCGGAGCAGGGTGCCTGCCGGGTCGTTGACGGCGGGGTCGAGTACGACGTCCGGGCTGACCGGGGCCTCGTAGGGCGCGTTGATGCCGGTGAAGTCGCTGATCTCGCCGTTCCTGGCTTTCGCGTAGAGGCCTTTGGGGTCACGGGATTCGCAGACGGCGAGCGGCGTGTCGACGAAGACCTCCACAAAGGACAGACCGGCTGCCTCGTGCGCCTGTCGTATCTGGTCGCGGTCGGCCTGGTACGGGCTGATGAGCGACGCGATCGCCACGATCCCGGCGTCGGCGAAGAGCTTCGCGACCTCGCCGACGCGGCGGACGTTCTCGGCGCGGTCGGCCGCGCTGAAGCCGAGGTCGCTGTTCAAGCCGTGGCGCAGGTTGTCGCCGTCGAGGAGATACGCGGGCCTGCCTTCGGTGACGAGGCGGCGTTCGAGTTCCGCGGCGATGGTCGACTTGCCGGAGGCGGACAGGCCGGTGAGCCAGACGGTCATGCCCCTGGTCGGCCGGTCGTCGCGGGTGACGGCGGTTTCGTGCCAGACGACGTTCGAGGCGGCGCCGGTGATCATGCCCGCCGCGACGGTGTCGTGCGTGGTCTCGTCGACGAGGATGAAGCCGCCGGTGCCGCGGTTGCGGCGGTACGGGTCGAAGTGCAGCGGCCGCCGGGTGCGCAGCCGGACGCGGCCGATCTCGTTGAGGGACAAGGAAGTCGCGGTCTCGTCGCGGTGCAGGGTGGTGACGTCCAGCCGGTAGTCGAGCTTGCGGACGGTCGCCTTCGTGCGGCTGGTGGTGTGCTGCAGCGAGTATTCGTGGCCCTCGGTCAAGCCCGCACGCTCGCTGAACCAGCAGAGCATGGCGTCGATGTCCTGGCTCGCCTGCGGCTGATTCCCCGGGCGGCACAGCAGATCACCGCGGCCGACGTCGAGCTCGTCGGCCAGTTCGACGGCGACGGCCTGTGGCGGGAACGCCTCGGTGATGGGTTTTCCGCCGGGGCCCCAGATCGCGCGGATGGTCGTGGTGAACCCGGCGACGCGGACCTCGTCGCCCGGCTTGAAGACGCCGCCCTGGATCGTGCCGGCGTAACCGCGGAAGTCAGGCTTGCGTATAACGTACTGTACAGCGAGGCGCGCGTCGATCAGGTTGCGATCGGACGCGATGTGCACCTCCTCCAGCTGATGGAGCAGGGAAGTGCCCTCGTACCACGGCATCGCGGCGCTGCGGTGCACCACGTTGTCGCCGAGCAGCGCCGACATCGGTACGAACGTGAGATCGTGGACGTCGAGTTTCATCGCGAAGCGGCGGAACTCCTCGCGGATCTCGTCGAACCGTTCCTGGGACCAGTCGACGAGATCCATCTTGTTGACGCAGAGCACCAGGTGCCGGATGCCGAGCAGGCTGGCGAGGAACGCGTGTCGCCGCGACTGTTCGACGACGCCTTTGCGCGCGTCGATCAAGATCAGCGCGAGGTCCGCTGTGGACGCTCCGGTGACCATGTTGCGGGTGTACTGCACGTGCCCCGGCGTGTCCGCGATGATGAACTTCCTTTTGGGCGTGGCGAAATACCGGTGCGCGACGTCGATCGTGATGCCCTGCTCGCGTTCGGCGCGCAAGCCGTCGGTGAGCAGCGCTAGATTCGGGTAGTCCTCGCCGCGGTCCCGGCTGGCGCGCTCGACGGCGGCCAGTTGATCCTCGAACACCGTCTTGGAGTCGAAGAGCAGCCTGCCGATCAAGGTGGACTTGCCGTCGTCGACGCTTCCGGCGGTCGCGAGCCGCAGCAGCTGGGACATCAGAAGTACCCTTCCTTCTTCCGATCTTCCATGCCCGCTTCGGAAATCCGGTCGTCGGCCCTGGTCGCGCCCCGTTCGGTGACCCGGCTGACCGCGGTCTCGGCGACGACCTCGGCCGCGGTCGACGCGGTGGATTCCACGCACCCCGTGCAGGTCGCGTCGCCCACGGTCCGGAAACGCACGGTCGCCTCGTAGGGCTCCTCGCCGGGTTCGAGCGTGACGAACCGGGTGTGCGCGAGCAGCATCCCGTCACGCTGGAAGACCTGGCGCTTGTGCGCGTAGTAGATGCCGGGCAGCCAGATGTCCTCGGCCTCGATGTACTGCCAGATGTCGAGCTCGGTCCAGTTGGACAGCGGGAAGACCCGGATGTGCTCGCCCTTGCGGTGCTGTCCATTGTAGAGCGACCAGAGCTCGGGCCGTTGCCGTCGCGGGTCCCATTGCCCGTGCTCGTCACGGAAGCTGAACACCCGCTCCTTGGCGCGCGCCTTCTCCTCGTCCCGTCGCGCGCCGCCGAACACCGCGTCGAACCTGTGTTCGCCGATAGCTCGCAGCAACGTGGCCGTCTGTAAGCGATTCCGGCTCGGGCCGTCGTCGGTGACGCGCCCGGCGTCGATGTCGTCCTGAACGCGCGCGATCAGCAGCCGGACGTCTTCGGTGCGCGCGTCCCGGAACTCGATCACCTCGTCGAAGTTGTGCCCGGTGTCGATGTGCAGCACGGGGAACGGGATCGGCGCAGGCCAGAACGCCTTGGTCGCCACGTGCAGCATGACGACGGAGTCCTTGCCGCCGGAGAACAATAGCACCGGCCGCTCGAAGGTCGCGGCGACCTCACGGAAGACGTGCACCGCCTCCGCCTCGAGCGTATCCAGATGGGAGAGCTCGTACGCTGTGGTCACGATCGAAAAAACTAGAACAAGTTCTTGCGGTCGGTCAACCCCGCGAGGACGCTGTACCCATGGACCTGGTCGCACTCGAAGAGCTCAAGCGGCTCAAGTACCGCTACCTGCGCAGCCTCGACCTGAAGCGCTGGGCCGAGTTCGAAACCACCCTCGCCCCCGACGCCACCGCCGACTACGGCGAGCAGCTGCGCTTCGGCAGCCGCGCGGAGATCGTCAAGTTCATGCGCACCTGGCTGGAGTCGGACATCATCACCGTTCATCACTGCCACCATCCCGAGCTGGAGATCGACGGCTCGACGGCGACGGGGAGCTGGTGCCTCGACGACACGATCATCGTCCCCGAGCACCGCCTGATGATCCGCGGCTCGGCGTTCTACGAGGACGTCTATGTCCTCGGCGACGACGG encodes:
- a CDS encoding glycosyltransferase — its product is MSRFLFVVPPLVGHINPTIGVAAELTARGHEVAWAGASEILARLVGPGATIFDCYAPEAGLARTADLKGPAAFQFLWEAFLIPLADHMGPGVRAAIERFEPDVVISDQQAVAGGLIAEDLGLTWVTSATTSAELINPLGGLPKVAAWLDGLLEDLRGRIAGRGSADPRMSPHGVLAFTTRELLGPVVLQDNVWLIGPSIATRPSTSDFPWEWLDSPSPTVLVTLGTANVDAGAGFLTAAAGALSSMDVRAVVVDPGGVLGPVGDNLLVRGHVPQLPLLERVDAVVCHAGHNTVCESLWHGVPLVVAPIRDDQPIVAGQVVDAGAGVRLRFGRSTPDKIAEAVTAVLDPAQGYRRAAETVGLSFRAVGGTTGAADHLEGLLVKVGN
- the cysC gene encoding adenylyl-sulfate kinase, translated to MSQLLRLATAGSVDDGKSTLIGRLLFDSKTVFEDQLAAVERASRDRGEDYPNLALLTDGLRAEREQGITIDVAHRYFATPKRKFIIADTPGHVQYTRNMVTGASTADLALILIDARKGVVEQSRRHAFLASLLGIRHLVLCVNKMDLVDWSQERFDEIREEFRRFAMKLDVHDLTFVPMSALLGDNVVHRSAAMPWYEGTSLLHQLEEVHIASDRNLIDARLAVQYVIRKPDFRGYAGTIQGGVFKPGDEVRVAGFTTTIRAIWGPGGKPITEAFPPQAVAVELADELDVGRGDLLCRPGNQPQASQDIDAMLCWFSERAGLTEGHEYSLQHTTSRTKATVRKLDYRLDVTTLHRDETATSLSLNEIGRVRLRTRRPLHFDPYRRNRGTGGFILVDETTHDTVAAGMITGAASNVVWHETAVTRDDRPTRGMTVWLTGLSASGKSTIAAELERRLVTEGRPAYLLDGDNLRHGLNSDLGFSAADRAENVRRVGEVAKLFADAGIVAIASLISPYQADRDQIRQAHEAAGLSFVEVFVDTPLAVCESRDPKGLYAKARNGEISDFTGINAPYEAPVSPDVVLDPAVNDPAGTLLRLVQHGPH
- a CDS encoding beta-ketoacyl synthase N-terminal-like domain-containing protein, producing the protein MVSSVRVAIVGMSVLFPGAPDLDTYWRNLVRGVDAITDVPDGRWDGDYYAPGAEPRADRIYCKRGGFVDELAEVDVTGFGIMPNSVPTTEPDQLIALRVAAQAIADAGGDERLPSDRQRTGIILGRGGYLTPGLVRLDQRVRTATQLVRTLGELLPELSGERLEQVRQAFTDQLGPEAPESAIGLVPNLAASRLANRLDLRGPAYTVDAACASSLVAVDHAVRELRTGRCDVVLAGGVHHCHDITFWSVFNQLGALSPSQRIRPFHRGADGVLIGEGTGVVVLKRLEDAERDGDRVYAVITGTGVASDGKTASLLNPDSGGQVRAVRQAWEAAGLDPAEPGSVGLLEAHGTATPAGDDAELATLAEVFGPASDDQRAVIGSVKSMIGHTMPAAGVAGLVKAALAVHHGILPPTLHCDDPNPALARTRFTTLDSAQPWHSDVRRAGVNAFGFGGINAHVVLEQAASKPAVEVREPERVLRLAAASPAELAVALDADDSDVLAAGLDERIPAGGPTRLGIVDPTAKRLALARKAVAKGKPWRGRNDLWFVPEPLLGQGGGKLAFVFPGLEAEFEPNSADIARRFGLRWSLSEEDIKIGDVGRQGTGVFELGRLLNSALRKLSVVPDAVAGHSLGEWTAMAAAGIHAEDEVDAFLAEFDPDALRVPGLAFAVIGAPAARVLEVLEGQSEVVLSHDNAPNQSMICGPAAAVEELVRRFRDQAVISQILPFQSGFHTPMLAAYLDPIREAAETYSLHPAKLPVWSATTESVYPAGPAAIRDLFVRHLLEPVRFRPMIEAMHAQGFRAFVQLGAGQLGSLIDDTLQGKEHLVVAAHSAHRPGLAQLHRVVTALWADGAEPDVEPLVGKRPSVRKPIRLDLGGALISLDERTRKEISAGLAPAGPSPLDSLSSPIAAEFSALLKDTAALASDVLRAGATRTVARPVLPRALESTLRVSIETMPYLLDHCFFKQPAGAAPADSWPVVPATTVIGHLMDFAEQAAPGLRAVAVHDVRLTKWITAIPSHDVPVKIVPDGPHRVTASLGGYSQATVELAPAFPANRPAPWTFPAYEERAPELTAEALYTERWMFHGPRFQGVKELLAVGDAHTRAILTTPAAPGALLDNVGQVLGYWIMSQLPSRTTVFPVGMKEIRFYGDHPAAGEELECLVRITALSEALLEADMQLVHKGQVWAEFSGWVDRRFDSNPVIRRMDRVPEHNTLSEIQPGGWALVHEQWPDLATRELIMRNILAGAERDQYESHSPRGKRQWLLGRIAAKDAVRRWLWNRGDGGIFPAELRVGNDRSGRPLVEGAYGKVLPELTVSIAHRGEVGVAIVRSGRCGIDVEEVIKRSDTTFSAALTAGEWERLIEAAKYHDDSEDLWFTRFWTAKEAVAKLRGTGLMGEPRNFEVVKADPEVLTVRVDGEEYPVWHRRVANPAGLPEREYVVAWTEEEEKK
- a CDS encoding alpha/beta fold hydrolase; this translates as MSKIRVGEIDVHVQRLPPVIQPPAGEEAPIVVLIHGLLYDSLASFYFTLGPAFANAGMDVIMYDLRGHGKSSRPATGYLLEDFVHDLDLTLGVLGVDRPVHLIGNCFGATVAYGYAASRPDRVASIVAIEGTPPVPLWAEMLGDTLADAKVNLASEEYIANLSAEHGSHMARLTKAAGRILQVTALAEELVRSKTIDHYLGDIKCPVFALFGEDSPMAIQREHMEKYLERGRVTMLPDQGHSVLVERTEEITALISDWVAEHSLVEAE
- a CDS encoding nuclear transport factor 2 family protein; protein product: MDLVALEELKRLKYRYLRSLDLKRWAEFETTLAPDATADYGEQLRFGSRAEIVKFMRTWLESDIITVHHCHHPELEIDGSTATGSWCLDDTIIVPEHRLMIRGSAFYEDVYVLGDDGWRIARTGYQRTYESTMSLDDMPSFKLTANRWAAG
- a CDS encoding acyl carrier protein — encoded protein: MSTETTVANEETVFADISAMLRDLLEEYGLDDTEITMDTKFHDDLELESIDLVALAGSLRDRYGETINFAQFIADKELGEIMAMTVGELVRFVVKSLS
- a CDS encoding ArsC/Spx/MgsR family protein, producing MEIWINPKCSKCRSALSVLDAEEAQYTVRYYLETPPTVAELEAVLDRLGLEPWDITRFGEAVAGTLGLKSWPRDDRARWVAVLAENPILIQRPIITADDTAVVGRSEESVRSVLD
- a CDS encoding ABC transporter ATP-binding protein, coding for MSAPGSFGALLAYAKPHRKVLVASLGITLLASASGLIQPKFAQEILGRLALGTSVTGPILVLAVLLVAGALLTGLNAWLQQRTSERVVRQVRRDLVFRLIRLRVPELDRRPPGDLIARVTSDSTLLKSAATEGLIMSVNGVLTFIGAIVMMATLHLGLLAITFVVLLLVGVVMTIVLPRIKAAVARAQDSVGVIGSMLDRTLGATRTVKANGAEGRETAAAQEAVEEAYQAGLVGARYSAIVSMVGGASIQTAFLVVLGVGGVFVANGSMAVSELIAFLLYVFFLASPIASLVTGTSMLQQGLGAVGRIGEVAEMPIEEDVETSAVPLATGPAPAIELRGVEFAYPGRRPALNGISFSIPGGTQTALVGLSGAGKTTLFSLLQRFYEPSSGTVLIGGVDISTLSRAEVRRRIAYVEQDAPAMAGTIRANLLYSAPEASDDQIAEALRVTRLDGLITRLTDGLDTPVGPRGVTLSGGERQRLAIARALLRRPQVLLLDEATAQLDARNEQALSEVVTGLAAHCTVVLIAHRLSTVIEADQIVVLEHGNVRAIGTHRSLVDDDDLYRELASTQLLAAE
- the cysD gene encoding sulfate adenylyltransferase subunit CysD; its protein translation is MTTAYELSHLDTLEAEAVHVFREVAATFERPVLLFSGGKDSVVMLHVATKAFWPAPIPFPVLHIDTGHNFDEVIEFRDARTEDVRLLIARVQDDIDAGRVTDDGPSRNRLQTATLLRAIGEHRFDAVFGGARRDEEKARAKERVFSFRDEHGQWDPRRQRPELWSLYNGQHRKGEHIRVFPLSNWTELDIWQYIEAEDIWLPGIYYAHKRQVFQRDGMLLAHTRFVTLEPGEEPYEATVRFRTVGDATCTGCVESTASTAAEVVAETAVSRVTERGATRADDRISEAGMEDRKKEGYF